TGATAGGGTTTTGGTCGAAACAGAACAGTGGTATTACCTCGCAAACAGACGAGCGCTGGCATCTCTCGGAATTGATCTCCCGCGAGACGCATATCTGGCGAATATGGCCAATGGAGTTTCCGCGTGGGAGACGGCACGAGTTTCAGGAATATCAGAATCTGAAATTAATCGTGGCCGCGAACTAAGAGACCGGTACTACCAGGAATACCTGATGACCGAAGACATCGAAATCGAGGGTGTCCTGGAAACGCTGGACGTACTCGCAGGTGAGT
The genomic region above belongs to Dehalococcoidia bacterium and contains:
- a CDS encoding HAD family phosphatase, producing MKKYILFDHDRVLVETEQWYYLANRRALASLGIDLPRDAYLANMANGVSAWETARVSGISESEINRGRELRDRYYQEYLMTEDIEIEGVLETLDVLAGE